CATGCTGGTTGCTCAGGGTGCTTCCGAGCAGGCCGCCTCAGCGGAACAGAGTTCCGCGTCCATGGAAGAAATGAGTTCCATTATCCGCCAGAATGCAGAAAATGCCCGAGAAACCCGCGCCATAGCCGATAGTGCTGCTCAGGAAGCCCGGAAAACAGGTGGATCCGTTGGTAAAACCGTTATGGATATGCGTGAAATTGCCAGCAGGGTTGGCGTGATTGAGGAAATAGCCCGGCAGACAAATCTTCTTGCACTGAACGCTGCCATAGAGGCAGCAAGGGCCGGGGAACACGGTCGTGGGTTTGCCGTAGTTGCGGCGGAGGTACGCAAGCTGGCGGAACGCAGTCAGAAGGCCGCCGGTGAAATTGGGAGCCTGGCGGCAGCCAGCGTTGTGCAGGCCGATGAGGCGGGTGTGATGCTGGAGCGTCTTGTTCCCAGTATAGAGCGCACGGCTTCTCTGGTGCAGGCCATCGCTGTTGCCAGCCAGGAGCAGAGCGAAGGCGTCAGTCAGGTGAATCAGGCTATTCTTCAGTTGGATGAAATTATTCAGCAGAATGCCCATGTTGCCGAAGAGATGGCCGCATCGGCAGGGCAGATGGAAGCACAATCACTTTATCTGCAAAAGGCCATGGCTTTTTTCAGGGGGAGCGAATTGTCTGTGGAGCCAAGATCCATTGCTCGGGAAATGGAGATATCCTCAGGAGAAAACCAGCAGAAACCGAAGGGATCTTTGAAGAAAAAAGGGAGAGAAATGGGAGGCTCTTCATTTTCCGATTCGTCGAACCGCGTGGTGGATCTGGATGAGGATTGGGGGATGGATGAATATGAGATATCTTCTGTTCCGAAAGGATCCCGTCATGAATGAGGGGCAGAGACAGTGTCTGACTTTTCATCTGAAAAAAACTCTTTTTGCCCTGCCTGTTGAGGTGGTGCAGGAAGTTCTGCAGGATATTCGGGTGACTCCCATCCCAAGAACCCCGAATTTTCTGGAGGGAGTAATGAATCTCAGGGGAAAAATTGTTCCCGTGGTTGATCTGAATGTGAAATTTTCCCTTGGACCCACTCCGGTCACACCGGATACGGCTGTCATTGTGGTGGCTATTCCTTTTGAGGGCAGGGAGCTGTTTGCGGGAGTGCGTGTGGATGGGGTGGACAGTGTGATGGCCTTTGATGAGGCATCCCTGAGCCCCCCGCCGGAAATTGGCACCTGTGTCCCTTTGCAATTTATTGAAGCGATGACAGTGGTAGAGGACAAT
This genomic interval from Desulfobotulus pelophilus contains the following:
- a CDS encoding chemotaxis protein CheW translates to MNEGQRQCLTFHLKKTLFALPVEVVQEVLQDIRVTPIPRTPNFLEGVMNLRGKIVPVVDLNVKFSLGPTPVTPDTAVIVVAIPFEGRELFAGVRVDGVDSVMAFDEASLSPPPEIGTCVPLQFIEAMTVVEDNVLLFLDIARVFTRSELGAVHRVRQEGEVGTMGVDDE